Part of the Desulfobacterales bacterium genome is shown below.
TAATATGATTCCTATAATGATCAACAGAACAATGCCTGAAATGATGGAGGCGATTTTTATCTTTTTTGATGGTATTTGTGTCATAAATAGCCTTAACTGTACGATTAGAGGAATGCCTAAATGGTTGACTTTTTAGTCGCCAAATAAGAATATTTTCCGGTAGCGATATCAAGTGAACAGCATTTTAACATCTTAACGGATTGAAAGCGAGTTCTTTTTATGCAAACAGATTCGATTCACCAAAGACCCATCTGGCTGGATCCGGATAGCGGGAAAGTGAAAATAATTGATCAGCGGCAGCTGCCCCATGCCGAAATGGTCGTTGAACTGAACACGGTTGCGGATGTGGTCCGTGCAATCAAGGACATGTTTGTGCGGGGGGCGCCATTGATCGGCGTCACGGCGGCTTATGGCCTTTATATTTCTGCAGTGGCGGCTGCCGGAGATAAGGCAGAACCGGGTTGCCTGCTGAGAGACGCACAAATGATAAAGTCGGCCAGACCGACAGCCGTTAATCTTGCCTGGGCCGTCGATAAGGTTCTATCAGAGGTTGCAAAATCAAACGATAGCGAAGGGCAGGTTCATGCCGCCAGGGTGGCGGCGGAGAAAATCGCTGAAGCGGAAGTGGAAAACTGCAGACAGATCGGATTTTACGGAATGGATTTAGTCGCGCAGATCAGCCGGAAAAAGAAGGGCGCGGTCGTTAACATTTTAACCCATTGCAATGCCGGCTGGCTTGCCTGTGTGGAACACGGCACGGCGACTGCCCCCATCTATGCAGCCCATGAAAACGGCATCCCTGTTCATGTCTGGGTGGATGAAACCCGGCCGCTGAACCAGGGGTCCCGCTTGACCGCCTGGGAGCTCGGCAAAAAGGGAGTCCCCCATACCGTTATTGTGGACAACGCCGGCGGTCATCTCATGCAGCACGGGAAAGTCGATATGGTCATTACCGGGACGGATCGAACCACATACACGGGGGATGTGGCCAACAAGATCGGGACCTATTTAAAGGCCCTGGCTGCAAAAGACAATCATATACCGTTTTACGTTGCCTTGCCTTCAAGCACCTTCGATTGGACACTTCGAGACGGCATAAAGGAGATTCCCATTGAAGAACGCGACCCGGACGAAGTCAGATATGTTCAGGGTTTGGACGGCGGAGTTATCCGCAGGGTTCTGGTTCCCCCGGCGGGCAGCCCCGCCGCCGACTATGCTTTCGACGTCACCCCGGCCAGGCTGGTGACCGGGTTTATTACGGAACGGGGCGTCTGCCGGGCGACGGAAGCGGATATCCGGCGCTTGTTCCCCGAAAAACATGCGTGACTTATTTGCGATACTTTTCCCGTGAAACCGGACAAACCGCATATACTTCTGGTCAATCCCTGGATAACCGATTTTGCTGCGTACGATTTCTGGGCCAAACCGCTGGGGGTGCTGACGCTGGCCGGCATTCTCAGAGCGCACGATTTTAAAGTGTCCTATCTGGACTGCCTGGATCGTTTTCATCCCAACGCCCCTGCTTCGGACCCCGGTGCCAGAGATGGACGCGGTCCCTATTTGAAGACACGCATAAAAAAACCGGATGTTTTTGAAGATGTCCCCCGCAATTATTCCCGGTACGGGATCCGGCCGGAGTGGTTCAGGCAGGATTTAAGGGAGTTGGCGCAGCCGGATCTTGTTCTGGTGACGTCACTGATGACGTATTGGTATCCGGGGGTTCAGGAAACGATCCGGGTCATTAAAGAGATATTTCCGGAACCGACGGTGATTCTCGGTGGGATTTATGCAACCCTTTGCCGGGAGCATGCTGTCGACCACTCGGGTGCAGATCTGATTACGCCCGGCCCGGGGGAAGGCATTATTCTGGAACTGGCATCCCGGCATACCGGCTTTTCGGCAGAATGCCGATTCGATCCTGAAGATATGAATACGTATCCCTATCCGGCTTTCGATCTGCAGCGCAGGGTGAACTATGTCCCCTTGCTGACGTCCAAAGGGTGTCCGTTCAAATGCGCGTATTGCGCTTCGCATTTGCTGCATCCAAAGTCGCTGCGACGGGGAGCGGATGCCGTGGTGGCTGAAATTCAATTCTGGCATCAAGCCCATGGGGTCAGAGATTTTGTTTTCTACGATGATGCCCTCCTGGTGGATGCGGAAAAACATGCCATGCCCCTGTTTGAGGCGGTTATTCAGGCCGGTTTGGATATCCAATTTCACCTCCCCAATGCCGTTCATATTCGTGGAATTACAGACCTGACAGCCGGCATGATGGTTCGGGCCGGGTTTAAAACCATCCGTCTCGGGCTTGAAACGACAGCTTTTACGCAAAGGGAAGGACTGGATGCAAAAGTGACAGCGGCTGAATTTGTACAGGCGGTCACGCAGCTGAAAAATGCCGGGTTCAAAAAGAACCAGGTCGGTGCATACCTGCTGGCGGGACTTCCAGGGCAGACGCTGGCGTCCATCGTCGAATCTATCCGGACCGTTAAACAGAGCGGTATTACACCCATACCGGCCTACTATTCCCC
Proteins encoded:
- a CDS encoding cobalamin-dependent protein (Presence of a B(12) (cobalamin)-binding domain implies dependence on cobalamin itself, in one of its several forms, or in some unusual lineages, dependence on a cobalamin-like analog.) yields the protein MKPDKPHILLVNPWITDFAAYDFWAKPLGVLTLAGILRAHDFKVSYLDCLDRFHPNAPASDPGARDGRGPYLKTRIKKPDVFEDVPRNYSRYGIRPEWFRQDLRELAQPDLVLVTSLMTYWYPGVQETIRVIKEIFPEPTVILGGIYATLCREHAVDHSGADLITPGPGEGIILELASRHTGFSAECRFDPEDMNTYPYPAFDLQRRVNYVPLLTSKGCPFKCAYCASHLLHPKSLRRGADAVVAEIQFWHQAHGVRDFVFYDDALLVDAEKHAMPLFEAVIQAGLDIQFHLPNAVHIRGITDLTAGMMVRAGFKTIRLGLETTAFTQREGLDAKVTAAEFVQAVTQLKNAGFKKNQVGAYLLAGLPGQTLASIVESIRTVKQSGITPIPAYYSPIPQTVLWKAALKSSRYPLEKDPIYTNNAVLPCYPGAFSWEAVSYLKNLSSG
- the mtnA gene encoding S-methyl-5-thioribose-1-phosphate isomerase is translated as MQTDSIHQRPIWLDPDSGKVKIIDQRQLPHAEMVVELNTVADVVRAIKDMFVRGAPLIGVTAAYGLYISAVAAAGDKAEPGCLLRDAQMIKSARPTAVNLAWAVDKVLSEVAKSNDSEGQVHAARVAAEKIAEAEVENCRQIGFYGMDLVAQISRKKKGAVVNILTHCNAGWLACVEHGTATAPIYAAHENGIPVHVWVDETRPLNQGSRLTAWELGKKGVPHTVIVDNAGGHLMQHGKVDMVITGTDRTTYTGDVANKIGTYLKALAAKDNHIPFYVALPSSTFDWTLRDGIKEIPIEERDPDEVRYVQGLDGGVIRRVLVPPAGSPAADYAFDVTPARLVTGFITERGVCRATEADIRRLFPEKHA